A region from the Vulpes lagopus strain Blue_001 chromosome 5, ASM1834538v1, whole genome shotgun sequence genome encodes:
- the SH3YL1 gene encoding SH3 domain-containing YSC84-like protein 1 isoform X1, whose product MNNPIPSNLKSEAKKAAKILREFTEITSRNGPDKIIPAHVIARAKGLALLSVVRAGFLVTARGGSGVVLARRPHGEWSAPSAIGIAGLGGGFEIGIEVSDLVIILNYDRAVEAFAKGGNLTLGGNFTVAVGPLGRNLEGNVALRSPAAVFTYCKSRGLFAGISLEGSCLIERKETNRKFYCQDIRAYDILFGEVPRPAQAEDLYEILDSFTEKYENEGQRINARRAAREQRKAAAKELPPKPLSRPQPSPAQVPPNSDSQGDRNKYKLYPELSSYQERVGNLSQPIEVTALYSFEGQQPGDLKFQAGDRITVLSKTDSHFDWWEGKLRGQTGIFPANYVTMD is encoded by the exons a tgaaCAATCCTATACCTTCCAATTTGAAATCAGAAGCAAAAAAGGCTGCTAAAATCCTAAGAGAATTCACGGAAATAACTTCCAGAAATGGACCTGATAAGATCATTCCTG CCCACGTGATCGCTAGAGCCAAAGGCCTTGCGCTTCTGTCCGTGGTCCGGGCCGGCTTCCTCGTGACGGCCAGAGGGGGCAGCGGCGTGGTGCTGGCGCGCAGGCCCCACGGAG aaTGGTCTGCGCCCTCCGCCATTGGGATAGCTGGGCTTGGTGGAGGATTTGAGATAGGAATCGAG GTATCAGATTTGGTAATAATTCTGAATTACGACAGAGCAGTTGAAGCTTTCGCAAAAGGCGGTAACCTGACGCTTGGAGGGAACTTTACTGTGGCAGTTGGGCCCCTGGGAAG GAATTTAGAAGGAAACGTGGCCCTAAGGAGCCCTGCTGCCGTCTTCACATACTGCAAGTCCAGAGGACTGTTTGCTGGCATATCTTTAGAAGGCAGCTGCTTGATTGAGAGGAAAGAAACTAATCGAAA ATTTTATTGTCAAGATATCCGGGCTTACGACATTTTATTCGGAGAAGTACCGCGGCCCGCGCAAGCCGAAGATCTTTATGAAATTCTCGATTCCTTTACCGAGAAGTATGAAAACGAGGGACAACGAATCAACGCAAGGAGAGCGgccagggagcagaggaaggcGGCT GCTAAAGAGTTACCCCCGAAACCACTGTCGAGACCACAGCCGTCACCTGCGCAAGTCCCGCCGAACTCTGACTCCCAAG gTGACAGAAACAAATACAAGCTCTACCCTGAACTTTCCAGCTATCAGGAGAGAGTCG gcaattTGAGTCAGCCCATAGAAGTGACGGCACTATACTCTTTTGAAGGACAACAGCCGGGGGATTTGAAGTTTCAAGCTGGAGACAGAATCACAGTCCTATCAAAAACGGATTCACACTTTGATTGGTGGGAAGGGAAGCTGCGAGGTCAAACTGGCATTTTTCCAGCCAACTACGTTACCATGGATTAA
- the SH3YL1 gene encoding SH3 domain-containing YSC84-like protein 1 isoform X2, whose product MNNPIPSNLKSEAKKAAKILREFTEITSRNGPDKIIPAHVIARAKGLALLSVVRAGFLVTARGGSGVVLARRPHGEWSAPSAIGIAGLGGGFEIGIEVSDLVIILNYDRAVEAFAKGGNLTLGGNFTVAVGPLGRNLEGNVALRSPAAVFTYCKSRGLFAGISLEGSCLIERKETNRKFYCQDIRAYDILFGEVPRPAQAEDLYEILDSFTEKYENEGQRINARRAAREQRKAAAKELPPKPLSRPQPSPAQVPPNSDSQGDRNKYKLYPELSSYQERVGNLSQPIEVTALYSFEGQQPGDLKFQAGDRITVLSKTDSHFDWWEGKLRGQTGIFPANYVTMD is encoded by the exons A tgaaCAATCCTATACCTTCCAATTTGAAATCAGAAGCAAAAAAGGCTGCTAAAATCCTAAGAGAATTCACGGAAATAACTTCCAGAAATGGACCTGATAAGATCATTCCTG CCCACGTGATCGCTAGAGCCAAAGGCCTTGCGCTTCTGTCCGTGGTCCGGGCCGGCTTCCTCGTGACGGCCAGAGGGGGCAGCGGCGTGGTGCTGGCGCGCAGGCCCCACGGAG aaTGGTCTGCGCCCTCCGCCATTGGGATAGCTGGGCTTGGTGGAGGATTTGAGATAGGAATCGAG GTATCAGATTTGGTAATAATTCTGAATTACGACAGAGCAGTTGAAGCTTTCGCAAAAGGCGGTAACCTGACGCTTGGAGGGAACTTTACTGTGGCAGTTGGGCCCCTGGGAAG GAATTTAGAAGGAAACGTGGCCCTAAGGAGCCCTGCTGCCGTCTTCACATACTGCAAGTCCAGAGGACTGTTTGCTGGCATATCTTTAGAAGGCAGCTGCTTGATTGAGAGGAAAGAAACTAATCGAAA ATTTTATTGTCAAGATATCCGGGCTTACGACATTTTATTCGGAGAAGTACCGCGGCCCGCGCAAGCCGAAGATCTTTATGAAATTCTCGATTCCTTTACCGAGAAGTATGAAAACGAGGGACAACGAATCAACGCAAGGAGAGCGgccagggagcagaggaaggcGGCT GCTAAAGAGTTACCCCCGAAACCACTGTCGAGACCACAGCCGTCACCTGCGCAAGTCCCGCCGAACTCTGACTCCCAAG gTGACAGAAACAAATACAAGCTCTACCCTGAACTTTCCAGCTATCAGGAGAGAGTCG gcaattTGAGTCAGCCCATAGAAGTGACGGCACTATACTCTTTTGAAGGACAACAGCCGGGGGATTTGAAGTTTCAAGCTGGAGACAGAATCACAGTCCTATCAAAAACGGATTCACACTTTGATTGGTGGGAAGGGAAGCTGCGAGGTCAAACTGGCATTTTTCCAGCCAACTACGTTACCATGGATTAA